In Accipiter gentilis chromosome 17, bAccGen1.1, whole genome shotgun sequence, one DNA window encodes the following:
- the MYCL gene encoding protein L-Myc, giving the protein MEFDSYQHYFYDHDAQEDFHRSTAPSEDIWKKFELVPTPPVSPLGIPGEKACCSGAEGSGWLSRYCLAGEEPEYLIGTGEIFGNLSAFILKDCMWSGFSARERLEKAMTEKLSTGTQRATPHKPSFAQDFGFSSSVSECVDPAAVFLCPLAESKIPASSGSEGQSDSEGEEIDVVTVEKRQSLSLRKPVTITLRADPLDPCMKRFHISVHQQQHNYAARSPPDACPPPEPPQQAEDEPPSATEPAPAIALPEPSLPKASSSPGSDSEDVAKRKNHNYLERKRRNDLRSRFLALRDQVPGLASCPKTPKVVILSKSSEYLQSLISAERRMAAEKRQLRLRQTQLLKRIAHLKGH; this is encoded by the exons ATGGAGTTTGACTCGTACCAACACTACTTCTACGACCACGATGCCCAGGAGGATTTCCATCGTTCCACGGCCCCCAGCGAAGATATCTGGAAGAAGTTCGAGCTGGttcccactccccccgtctcccccCTGGGTATCCCCGGGGAGAAAGCCTGCTGCTCCGGGGCGGAGGGCTCCGGCTGGCTCTCCCGCTACTGCCTGGCCGGGGAAGAGCCGGAGTATCTCATAGGGACGGGAGAGATCTTCGGGAACCTGAGCGCTTTCATCCTCAAGGATTGTATGTGGAGTGGGTTTTCAGCCCGGGAGAGACTGGAGAAGGCGATGACAGAGAAACTTTCCACGGGCACGCAGAGGGCCACCCCCCACAAACCTTCCTTCGCGCAGGATTTTGGGTTCAGCAGCTCGGTGAGCGAGTGCGTGGATCCCGCTGCCGTCTTCCTTTGCCCGTTGGCCGAGAGCAAGATCCCCGCATCTTCGGGATCCGAGGGCCAAAGCGATTCTG AAGGTGAAGAGATCGATGTGGTGACAGTGGAGAAGAGACAATCGCTCAGCCTGAGGAAGCCGGTCACCATCACGCTGCGTGCCGACCCCTTGGACCCCTGCATGAAACGCTTCCACATCTCCgtccaccagcagcagcacaactACGCTGCCCGCTCACCGCCGGATGCCTGTCCCCCACCAGAGCCACCCCAACAGGCTGAGGACGAGCCACCAAGTGCCACGGAGCCAGCCCCTGCCATCGCGCTGCCTGAGCCCAGCTTGCCgaaagccagcagcagccccggctcCGACAGCGAGGACGTGGCCAAGAGGAAAAATCACAATTACCTGGAGCGCAAGCGGCGCAACGACCTGCGCTCGCGCTTCCTGGCCCTGCGGGACCAGGTGCCCGGGCTCGCCAGTTGCCCCAAGACGCCCAAAGTGGTGATCCTGAGCAAATCCTCCGAGTACCTGCAGTCGCTCATCAGTGCCGAGAGGAGGATGGCGGCCGAGAAGCGGCAGCTGCGGCTGCGGCAGACCCAGCTGCTGAAACGGATTGCTCACCTCAAGGGGCACTAG